In one Ferroacidibacillus organovorans genomic region, the following are encoded:
- a CDS encoding DUF2797 domain-containing protein: MKGYITQLNHQVHDEEVQYALQLGDECASVNAWIGRRIQIRFLGERRCIACGRAVKKLFQNGYCFPCVTTLAETDLCIVKPHQCHFDQGTCRDESFAKTHCMIPHTVYLSLSSQAKVGITRMGREQTRWVDQGAVQAVAIARTPTRMRSGEMEVEIAQSMPDKTDWRKMVKGIHEEVDLLQLAEKVANRVSETFQPYLLEHFVLTQFRYPVLPGEAIKAVSKNIEKEEVSSDLVGVRGQYLLFRDGVLNVKKFAGYHVALEVS, translated from the coding sequence ATGAAAGGGTATATCACGCAATTGAATCACCAAGTACACGATGAGGAGGTTCAATACGCGCTGCAACTGGGAGATGAGTGTGCGTCTGTCAATGCGTGGATCGGCCGCCGCATCCAAATCCGCTTTTTAGGAGAACGCCGCTGCATTGCGTGTGGACGAGCCGTAAAAAAACTTTTTCAAAATGGTTACTGCTTTCCTTGCGTCACTACACTCGCTGAGACAGACTTGTGTATCGTAAAGCCCCATCAATGTCATTTTGACCAAGGTACTTGCAGGGACGAATCTTTTGCCAAAACGCACTGCATGATCCCCCACACAGTCTATCTATCCTTGAGCAGTCAGGCTAAGGTGGGAATTACCCGCATGGGGCGCGAACAAACGCGGTGGGTTGATCAAGGCGCTGTTCAGGCGGTTGCCATTGCGCGAACGCCCACTCGTATGCGTTCAGGTGAGATGGAGGTCGAAATTGCGCAAAGTATGCCTGACAAGACGGACTGGAGAAAAATGGTGAAAGGTATTCATGAAGAGGTTGATCTACTTCAATTGGCAGAAAAAGTTGCAAATCGCGTGTCGGAAACGTTTCAGCCCTATCTCTTAGAGCATTTTGTCTTGACGCAGTTCCGCTACCCCGTGTTACCTGGTGAAGCAATCAAAGCGGTCTCAAAAAACATTGAAAAAGAGGAGGTGTCATCTGATCTTGTCGGGGTGCGCGGGCAATATCTGCTATTTCGAGACGGTGTATTAAACGTCAAGAAATTTGCCGGTTACCATGTTGCGCTCGAAGTTTCGTAA
- a CDS encoding DUF1450 domain-containing protein, which yields MASAVQLTFCKKNLALYSQSVLEAISRDYPDVEIELKDCADVCGTCTDIPFAIRNGALIGGRDPRDLYKKLERGMKFLFEEKLPGTAGYVEAK from the coding sequence ATGGCTTCTGCAGTTCAACTCACTTTCTGCAAAAAAAATCTCGCGCTCTATAGCCAGAGTGTTCTTGAAGCAATTTCTCGCGATTATCCGGATGTGGAAATCGAATTGAAGGACTGTGCAGATGTCTGTGGGACATGTACGGATATTCCATTCGCAATCCGCAATGGCGCGCTTATTGGAGGGAGAGATCCGCGCGATTTATACAAGAAATTGGAGCGCGGAATGAAATTTCTGTTTGAAGAAAAGCTCCCGGGAACAGCCGGCTATGTTGAAGCAAAATGA
- a CDS encoding S1C family serine protease: protein MQRKKGTLSNAAKGLRARTARNVRMPDFVSIVDQCKDAVVNIEVAHERARNRQIRSPFGLPFDMFIEQEPRAMNIGTGFIFDDRGYILTNEHVIHGASRVHVKMRNQERKLIAHVVGTNYEHDLAVLKIDLPKTIRVLRLGKSKDVQVGEWVMAVGNPLGLDHSVTVGIISAKERPMQIGDRSYPHLLQTDAAINRGNSGGPLISLRGEVIGINTAVSQSSQGIGFAIAIDVVRNALPEMMGKKYRQSV, encoded by the coding sequence TTGCAGCGAAAAAAGGGAACATTGTCAAACGCGGCCAAAGGACTGCGGGCGCGAACAGCACGTAATGTGCGAATGCCCGATTTTGTATCCATCGTCGATCAATGCAAGGATGCAGTCGTCAATATTGAAGTCGCTCATGAACGCGCACGCAATCGTCAGATTCGCAGTCCATTTGGTTTGCCGTTCGATATGTTTATCGAACAAGAACCGCGCGCCATGAATATCGGTACTGGTTTTATTTTTGATGACCGCGGCTACATTTTAACAAATGAACACGTCATTCACGGGGCTTCTCGTGTTCATGTCAAAATGAGGAATCAAGAGCGAAAATTGATTGCCCATGTCGTAGGAACCAATTACGAACACGACTTGGCCGTTCTAAAGATCGATCTCCCAAAGACGATTCGCGTATTGCGACTTGGAAAATCGAAGGATGTGCAGGTCGGAGAGTGGGTGATGGCAGTCGGAAATCCGCTGGGACTTGATCACTCCGTCACGGTTGGCATTATCAGCGCAAAGGAAAGGCCCATGCAGATTGGTGATCGTTCATACCCGCACTTGCTGCAAACGGATGCGGCTATCAACCGCGGCAACTCTGGCGGTCCGCTGATCAGCCTGCGCGGTGAAGTGATTGGTATCAACACAGCTGTGAGTCAGAGTTCACAGGGGATCGGCTTTGCCATCGCGATTGATGTTGTGCGAAACGCGCTCCCTGAGATGATGGGGAAAAAATATCGTCAAAGCGTCTGA